The DNA region CCCCTTCGTGGGGGTGCGCGCGGTGCTGGTGAACGCGTACAGTAAGAACAAGGCGGCGGCGGTGGGGCTCGCGCGGCAGCTTACCAGCCCGGACGCGCAACTGGCGTACAACAAGGCGGGCGGGGCGATTCCCACGAGCCTCTCGGCGCGGGCGCGGCTGAAGAGCGACCCGGTGGTGACGGGCTTCGGGCGGGCGATCAGCGCGGGCAGCGCGATGCCGAACATCCCGGAGATGGGCGCGGTGTGGGGCCCCTGGACGGCCGCGACGGCGCAGGCGGTGCAGAAGCCGGGGCAGAACTACGCCGGGCTTCTCCAGAAGGCCGTGGCCGAGATCGAGTCGAACATCAACAAGTAAGGGGCAAAGCGGCCTGAAAGCGGCGGACGGGAAGCGGGTGTCTCCCGTCCGCCGCTTTCCTTCCTTTCCTGAAGGAGCGCGACCATGACCGTGACGATGAATTCGGCCCCCGCGCGCCGCAGCCGCCAGCTTCCCCCGGACGGCACGGGCGGCGTGCTGCTGGCGGTGCTGGTGCTCGCCGGGCTGCTGGCGGGCGCGGCCCTGATCGGCTGGGGGCTGTCCACGCTGACCGCCCGCTTCCTGCCGGGGGCGCCGCCCTACCTGATCCTGGTGTACACGCTCGCGGCGCTGGTGGTGGGGATGCCGCTCCTCGCCCGGGCGCTGCCCTGGATCACCAACTGGTTTTACCTGTTTCCGGCGCTGGTGTTTCTGGCGGCCTTCACGGTGCTGCCGGTCGTGCTGACGGTGAACTACGCCTTTACGAACTACAGCGGGGAAAACAGCGGCAATCCCGACTCGGCGGTGCGGACGGAGGCGAAGCTGAGTACCGACCGCCGCACGGTGACGCTCGCGGGGACGCCCGAGGCGGACTCGGTGGCCGGGTACCTGCGCTGCCGCACACCGAGTTGCGCGGGCGACACCATCGTGCTGTTCGACGAGACGGCGTCCACGCCGGTGCGGGCGCGCGTCGCGGGGGTGCAGGGGAACGCGGTGACGCTGGCGGCCCCGGTGGCGCCCGGCCTGGAGGTGGCGAACGCGACGCGGCTCAACCGCTACGAGCGGGTGGGGCTGGCGAACTTCCAGGAGATCTTCGCCAAGGCGAGCACGGCGCTGATTCCGGTCTTCGTCTGGACGGTGGTGTTCGCCTTCTCCACGGTGGTGCTCAACGCCGTCGCCGGGCTGATCCTGGGCATCCTGCTGTACAACAAGCGGCTCAAGGGCCGCAACATCTACCGCACGCTGCTCTTCTTGCCGTGGGCGATCCCGACGGTGATCAGCGTGCAGATGTGGGTAGCCCTGTTCAACCAGCAGTTCGGCATCGTGAACAAGACGCTCGGGCTGCTGGGGTTGACCGCCGTGCCGTGGCTGGGCGATCCCCTGTGGGCCAAGATCAGCATCCTGTTCGTCAACCTGTGGCTGGGCTTTCCGTACATGATGACGGCCACCATCAGCGCCCTCTCGACGATCAACGAGGACCTCTACGAGGCCGCGAGCATCGACGGGGCCAGCCGCTGGCAGCAGATCACGAACATCACGCTGCCGCTGCTCAGAACCTCCTTCACGCCGATTCTGCTGTCGGCCTTCGCCTTCAACTTCAACAACTTCGGGATCATCTACCTGCTGACCCAGGGCGGCCCCCCGCAGGAGGGGCGCGAGAGCACGGCGCAGAGCACCGACATCCTGCTGTCGTGGGGGTACAACACGGCCTTCGCCTCCTCGGGCGGGCAGAACTATTCGCTGGCAAGCGCGATTGCGCTGATCATCTTCTTCTTGACGCTCGCGATCTCGCTGGTGAACTTCCGGGCGGCGGGCGTGTTTCGGGAGGCCCGCAAGTGACCGGGGTCCCGCGTCCATTCCCGCAGGAGGTCCCCGTATGACCGCCACGCCGACGCCCACTCCCGGCAGCGGGCCGGGCCGCTCTTCCTCTCCCCTGCCGCCGGGCGGATATGTTCATCACGAGCCAGGCCCCCTGCGGCGGGCGCTGCCCTGGACCGTGCTGGCCGCGCTGGTGCTCGGCCTCGGCGTGTTGGGGTATTTCCTGGCGCGCAATATGGAGGGGCGGCCCCGCAGCTTCACGATCTATTTCATCGAGGGCGGCTGGATTCGCTTCCTGCTGTTCCTGCTCGCGGCGAGCGGGGTGCTGGCCCTCACCAGCCTGATCGGGCAACGCATCGGGCAGGCTCGGACGGGGCGCAAGGTCAGCTACGCGGCCGTGCTGGGTGACCAGCTCACGCACCTCTTTCTGATTCTGGTCGTGCTGGTGGCGATCTACCCCCTCTTCTACGTGCTGCTGGCAGCCTTTGACCCCCGCAACAGCCTCTTCGCGTTCCCGGACTTCAGCAACCCGAACATCCTGTACCGTTCGGGGCTGCTGCCCAACCTGAACGTCCTGAGCCTGGAGAACTTTCGGCGGCTCTTCGACGGGGTGACCATCCCGGGCTGGCAGATCGTTCTGGCAGTGATCGGCGGGGCGGCCCTGGCCGCCCTGCTGCTGCTCACGCTGAGGGGCCGCCTGGGCGGCGAGTCGGCGAGGTTGACGAGCGCCCGCACCTGGGTGATGCGCATATTGATCGCTGCGCTGGCCGTGCTGGTGGTCTTCATGACACCCGCGCAGTTCACCGGGCCGGGCAACGAGAGCAAGTTCCTGCTGTCGGTGCGCAACACCCTGCTGGTGTCGGGCATCACCGGCGCCCTGGCGATCCTGCTCTCCACCTCCGCCGGGTACGCGATGGCCCGTCTGCGTTTTCCGGGCCGCTTCCAGACCCTGCTGTTTTTCATCTTCATCCAGATGTTCCCGGTCTTTCTCGCGCTCGTCGCCGTGTATACCCTGATGGTGCTCCTCGGGCTGAACAACACCTTCACCGGGCTGATCCTGGCGTACTCGGGCGGGGCCATCGCCTTCAACACCTGGATCTTCAAGGGCTACGTCGAGAGTCTCCCCGAGTCGCTGGAGGAAGCCGCGATGGTGGACGGGGCGACCCGCTGGCAGACCTTCCTGCGGGTGGTGCTGCCGCTGTCGGGGGGCATCCTGGTGTTCATCTTCCTGAACCAGTTCATCGGTACGTACGCCGAGTTCATCCTGGCGAACGTGCTGCTGACCGGGGTGGAGAAGTGGACGGTGGGCGTGATGCTCCTGAGCTTCACGAGCGGCCAGTTCTCGACCAAGTGGGGCATCTTCGCCGCCGCCGCCACCCTCGGGGCGCTGCCCATCGTGGCGCTGTTCTACGGCTTCCAGCGCTACTTCGTGGGCGGCACGATGGCGGGCGGCGTCAAGGAGTAAGCGGACCGGTCTGTTTGAGGGCGCGGACAGTCCGCGCCCTCTTTCTTGGGATCCAGCCTTGGGATTCAGCGGTCCAGCCGCCGGGCGTAGAGCAGCATCAGGGCGGCGAGGAGCAGGGCGGGCAGGTCACCGTACTGGACGTAGGGAGTCTCCCCCGTCAGCACCCGGGGGCGGGCGTGAAGGATGCCCTCCCCCCGGTCGAGGATCTGGACGGGCTGCCCGAGGTCGTTCACGCTGGCGGCGACGCCCTCGTTCACGCTGCGGACGAGCCAGCGGCGGGTCTCGATGGCGCGGACGCGGCCCATCTGGAAGTGCTGCTCGACCCCCCAGCCGTCGTACCAGCCGTCATTGCTGGGGTTGACGAGAAGCTGCGCGCCTTTGGACGTGAGCCCCCGGGCGACCCAGGGGAAGACGCTGTCGTAACAGACGTAGGCGCCGAAGGAGACGCCCCCCAGTCGGAGCGGGGTGAGGGTGCGGGCGGGGGTGAAGCCCCCGAGGTCGAAGCCGAGGGTGCGCTCGATGACGCGGTAGACGGGGCGCAGGGAGCCGTACAGCGGGAAGTACTCGCCGAAGGGGACCAGTCGGGCCTTCTCGCTGCGGGCGGTGATCTGGCCGCCTTCCGCGACGCTCACGACCGAGTTGCGCCGGGGCTGGTCGAAGGCGGGGGTGCCGACGCCGGTGATGCCGGGGGCGGGGAACTCGGGCAGCCGGGTGCGCCCGTTTTCCGCCGTGACGGCCGTCTCGCTCCAGACCACGAGTTCCCCGGGTCGCCGCTGGGCGCTCAGGCGGCGCTGGACCTCGAACTGCTCGGCGGGGCTGAGCTGCCGGGTGGCCCGCCCGAAGGAGTCGAACTCGGTGCGCAGCAGCAGCGTGGACTGAATGGGCCCCGCGCCCGGCACCCGCGTCACCCCGTACGCCAGCGCCGCCACCCACAGGGCCGACATCAGGACGAGGGGGGGCCGTCTCCCCCACCAGAAGGAGACGAGGGCGGCGGCGGTGGCGCTGATCAGGACGCTGCCGAGGAGCACCCCCCCCAGGTCGGCGATCTGGACGGCGGGGGTGGGGAGCAGGGTGTACCCCAGGGTCGGCCAGGGAAAGGCGAGCGGCCCCAGGAAGCGCAGCCATTCGAGGAGGACCCAGCCCCCCGCGAGGGCCCAGACCCGCGCCTCCCGCGAGGCGAAGAGGCGAGCGGCGAGGTACGCCATCAGGGCGAGGAAGGCCCCCTCCAGCGCGAAGAGCAGCAGGGCGAGGCTTCCGAGGACCGGCGTGCCGAAGAGTTTGGCGAGGAAGGCGGTGAGCCACCACAGGTGGACGGCGCTGTAGGCCGTGCCCGCCCACCACATCCTCATCGAGAGGCGGCGGGGGCTTTGTTCACCCGTGACGAAGACGAGGAGCAGGGCGAGGGGGAGGTAGCTCAGGAAGCTCCACGGCAGCGGCAACCCGCAGGCGGCGAGGAGGGCGCCCACGAGGAGGCCGAGGAGGGGGGCGGGCAGGGGCGGCACCGGGCCATGATAGGGGCCCCCGCGCGCGGAAAAGTTCGCGCACGCCGCCCCACCTTTGCCCTAGGATGGGGGGACTTTGCGACTGGCTTTCCTGAGCGACCTGCACGGCAACATCCACGCGCTGACGGCCGTGAAACGTTTTCTGGCCGACAACCCCGTCCACGCGGTCGTCGTGGTGGGCGATCTGGTGGGGTACGGGGCGAGCCCGGGGCCGGTGATCGACCTCGTGCGGCGCGAGGGCTGGCAGACCGGGATGGGGAGCAGCGACATGCGGGTGGCGCTCGAACTCGGCGAGCGGTCGGCGCGCGGCGGGGTGGCCGAGCAGGTGCTGTCGTGGACGCGGCGGGTGCTCTCGCCCGAGCAGCTCGAATTCCTGCGCCGCCTGCCGCCGGGGGGCCGCCTCACCACCCCGGCGGGGCGGGTGCGCTTTTTCCACGGCGGGCCGCACGACCCGGCCGAGCGGATCGACCTGATGGCCCCCGAGCGGGAGCTGGAGGCCCTGGCCGACTCCCTGCGGGCGCGGGTGCTGGTGGTGGGCGGCTCGCACGTGCCCTTCGTGCGGGTGGTGGGCGAGACGACGTTCGTGGACCCTGGCAGCGTGGGCCTGAGCCTCAACCACGAGCCCGGCGCCGACGTGGCCCTGCTGGACGCCTCGGGCCGCAGGCCCACCGTCACCCTGCACAAGGTTCCCTACGACTTCGCCTCGTCCGCCTTCGACATCATGGCCTGGAATCTGCCCCCGGTGATCGCGGACGTGATCCGGACGGGGAGGATGGGGTAGGGGAAGGGATGAGGGATGAGGAAGGACCGAACCAAGGCTCCTCATCCCTCATCGCTCAACCCTTCAGACCGGCACCGCCCCCAGCGCCTCCTCGAAGCGGTCGACCACTCCGCGCTCGCCGAGGAGGTCTTCCAGGGCGAGCATCAGGGCGCGGTAGGGGGCGGGGCGGGCGGCCTCGCCCATCAGGCCGAGTCGCCAGATCAGGCCCGCCGTGGGGCCCAGGCCGCCGGTGACACTGATCTCGCGCGCCCTCAGGGCCGCGCGCACGGCCGCGTCATCAAAACCGGGCGGCAGGCGCAGGGCGAGGACGGTGGGGAGCCGGGCGGCGGGGTCCTTGACGTAGTGGGTGAAGCCCAGGGGCGTGAGGGCCGTGACGACCGCGTGGCCGAGGAGGCGGACGCGGGCCTGCCTCGCCTCCAGGCCCTCCTCCAGGGCGGCCTGGAGGGCGGCGTGGAGGGCGAAGTGGAGGTTGACGGGGACGGTGTGGTGGTAGGTGTG from Deinococcus aetherius includes:
- a CDS encoding ABC transporter permease subunit, which gives rise to MTVTMNSAPARRSRQLPPDGTGGVLLAVLVLAGLLAGAALIGWGLSTLTARFLPGAPPYLILVYTLAALVVGMPLLARALPWITNWFYLFPALVFLAAFTVLPVVLTVNYAFTNYSGENSGNPDSAVRTEAKLSTDRRTVTLAGTPEADSVAGYLRCRTPSCAGDTIVLFDETASTPVRARVAGVQGNAVTLAAPVAPGLEVANATRLNRYERVGLANFQEIFAKASTALIPVFVWTVVFAFSTVVLNAVAGLILGILLYNKRLKGRNIYRTLLFLPWAIPTVISVQMWVALFNQQFGIVNKTLGLLGLTAVPWLGDPLWAKISILFVNLWLGFPYMMTATISALSTINEDLYEAASIDGASRWQQITNITLPLLRTSFTPILLSAFAFNFNNFGIIYLLTQGGPPQEGRESTAQSTDILLSWGYNTAFASSGGQNYSLASAIALIIFFLTLAISLVNFRAAGVFREARK
- a CDS encoding sugar ABC transporter permease is translated as MTATPTPTPGSGPGRSSSPLPPGGYVHHEPGPLRRALPWTVLAALVLGLGVLGYFLARNMEGRPRSFTIYFIEGGWIRFLLFLLAASGVLALTSLIGQRIGQARTGRKVSYAAVLGDQLTHLFLILVVLVAIYPLFYVLLAAFDPRNSLFAFPDFSNPNILYRSGLLPNLNVLSLENFRRLFDGVTIPGWQIVLAVIGGAALAALLLLTLRGRLGGESARLTSARTWVMRILIAALAVLVVFMTPAQFTGPGNESKFLLSVRNTLLVSGITGALAILLSTSAGYAMARLRFPGRFQTLLFFIFIQMFPVFLALVAVYTLMVLLGLNNTFTGLILAYSGGAIAFNTWIFKGYVESLPESLEEAAMVDGATRWQTFLRVVLPLSGGILVFIFLNQFIGTYAEFILANVLLTGVEKWTVGVMLLSFTSGQFSTKWGIFAAAATLGALPIVALFYGFQRYFVGGTMAGGVKE
- the lnt gene encoding apolipoprotein N-acyltransferase; its protein translation is MPPLPAPLLGLLVGALLAACGLPLPWSFLSYLPLALLLVFVTGEQSPRRLSMRMWWAGTAYSAVHLWWLTAFLAKLFGTPVLGSLALLLFALEGAFLALMAYLAARLFASREARVWALAGGWVLLEWLRFLGPLAFPWPTLGYTLLPTPAVQIADLGGVLLGSVLISATAAALVSFWWGRRPPLVLMSALWVAALAYGVTRVPGAGPIQSTLLLRTEFDSFGRATRQLSPAEQFEVQRRLSAQRRPGELVVWSETAVTAENGRTRLPEFPAPGITGVGTPAFDQPRRNSVVSVAEGGQITARSEKARLVPFGEYFPLYGSLRPVYRVIERTLGFDLGGFTPARTLTPLRLGGVSFGAYVCYDSVFPWVARGLTSKGAQLLVNPSNDGWYDGWGVEQHFQMGRVRAIETRRWLVRSVNEGVAASVNDLGQPVQILDRGEGILHARPRVLTGETPYVQYGDLPALLLAALMLLYARRLDR
- a CDS encoding metallophosphoesterase family protein — protein: MRLAFLSDLHGNIHALTAVKRFLADNPVHAVVVVGDLVGYGASPGPVIDLVRREGWQTGMGSSDMRVALELGERSARGGVAEQVLSWTRRVLSPEQLEFLRRLPPGGRLTTPAGRVRFFHGGPHDPAERIDLMAPERELEALADSLRARVLVVGGSHVPFVRVVGETTFVDPGSVGLSLNHEPGADVALLDASGRRPTVTLHKVPYDFASSAFDIMAWNLPPVIADVIRTGRMG